The following is a genomic window from Adhaeribacter radiodurans.
GCACAATGTTTTTAATTACAATTAAGCCGTCGTAAATTTCAGGTACTTCGTTTTCAAACAACCGCTCCAAAAAGGCAGGAGACGTACGCGATAAAATAATTTTAGGCGTACCATTATGAATTTCTACGCGGTGTACTACTGCCCGTACTACATCGCCCTTCCGGTAACGGTCTTTGGGTATTTGCTCTGATTTTGGAATAATTAACTCGTTGTCGTCCTGGTCCACGAGCATTACTTCGCGATTCCAAACCTGATATACTTCGCCGGAAATAATTTCACCTACCAGATCTTTGTATTTCTGGTACATTAAATCTTTTTCCAGATCTTTTACCCGTTGAATTAAAGTTTGCCGAGCTGTTAAAACGGCCCGGCGGCCAAAATCTTCTAATTTTATTTCTTCCGATACTTCTTCCCCTACTTCAAAATCCGGCTCAATTTTTTGAGCATCAGATAAGGCAATTTTATCGTGGTCCCAAATGTCTTCGGAATTATCATCTACAATTTCGCGGTTACGCCAGATTTCCAAATCCCCTTTCTCCACGTTCAGGATAATATCGAAGTTTTCATCCGTTCCCCACCTCTTACGAATCATGGTCCGGAATACGTCTTCCAGAATTCGCATCATAGTAGGACGGTCAATATTCTTGAACTTGGCAAACTCCGCAAATGATTCTATCAGGACTGAACTGTTCATTTTTCTTTCTTATTTAAAAGATATTACAATATTCGTCTTCACTATATCCGTAAAGTTTACCTGGGTTGGTACCAGGGTAACTTTTTTACTTTTTTCTTTTACTTCTTCCGTAATTTTAATGCCATCGGCCAGTACTTCTTCTAAGATTCCGGTTTTTTCAGAGCCATCTTTTAGTACCAACTTCAGTTTACGGCCAACATGGCGTTTGTACTGTCGCTCCGACGTTAAAGGCTGATCTGCTCCCGGCGAGGTTACTTCCAGGACATAGCTAATATCGTCGCCATATGTAGTTTCAATGCGGTTGTTCAGCCGTCGGCTAACCACGGCGCATTCATCTATTCCTACGCCATTATCGCCATCCAGTATTACCGTAATTTTGGGCTTAGCCGGATTATCCGATACCTGAACTTTTACTACGAATAATTCATCCGAAGGCAGACAACTGGGTAACATTGTTTTAATATTTTCCGCGTTTAGCGTCATGTACTTCTGTTTTCTAAAAAACAAAATAGGGGACGCCTGTCCCCTCTTCATCCAATTAATTTGTACAAATGTATGAAAAAATTACGTTTAAAACAAATTCCATTCTTTTTGCTTTAATTTTTTCTGGTTGATTACCTTACAGATACTAAGATAAAAGTACCAATAGAATAGAAGAGAGAGGTAAAAGAAGTACTTTAAGGTAGCTAAAAGCAGGTTATTACTAATTTTAATTGTTTGGTATATTTACTAAGGTGAAATTATAGACATTAAACCTTAATTTGTAAGTTTGTTCTGGTTTATTTTTAAAGCGTGCGTAAAAAAGTTTCGGTTACATTTTATTATATTCTGGTAATCTGGTTATTGCTGGCAATTGCATCCATGCGTATTCCATCTTACTATTTTTGGCTAACCGGCTTTTTTTTATTTA
Proteins encoded in this region:
- the nusA gene encoding transcription termination factor NusA, which codes for MNSSVLIESFAEFAKFKNIDRPTMMRILEDVFRTMIRKRWGTDENFDIILNVEKGDLEIWRNREIVDDNSEDIWDHDKIALSDAQKIEPDFEVGEEVSEEIKLEDFGRRAVLTARQTLIQRVKDLEKDLMYQKYKDLVGEIISGEVYQVWNREVMLVDQDDNELIIPKSEQIPKDRYRKGDVVRAVVHRVEIHNGTPKIILSRTSPAFLERLFENEVPEIYDGLIVIKNIVREPGERAKVAVESYDDRIDPVGACVGMKGSRIHSIVRELENENIDVINYTDNLELYIQRSLSPAKISSIRINEEDGRASVFLKPDQVSLAIGKGGQNIKLASRLVGLEIDVFREQEEYEEDISLDEFSDEIDAWVIEELKRIGLDTAKSVLAVTREDLVRRTELEEETVDDLLAVIRQEFDTDNS
- a CDS encoding ribosome maturation factor RimP translates to MTLNAENIKTMLPSCLPSDELFVVKVQVSDNPAKPKITVILDGDNGVGIDECAVVSRRLNNRIETTYGDDISYVLEVTSPGADQPLTSERQYKRHVGRKLKLVLKDGSEKTGILEEVLADGIKITEEVKEKSKKVTLVPTQVNFTDIVKTNIVISFK